Proteins from one Telopea speciosissima isolate NSW1024214 ecotype Mountain lineage chromosome 1, Tspe_v1, whole genome shotgun sequence genomic window:
- the LOC122672015 gene encoding psbP domain-containing protein 4, chloroplastic translates to MGTIFFTRCWFPLRDYKSPQILHSEQIFRLLHTGVQSSPGKKISSPKATGDSKGNCFVDEDTDELSSFFTRRSAMVSGVSLVSAAVLSFPGDGLGVVKQGLLAGRIPGLSEPDDKGWRTYRRPDEKSGGHGVGWSPIIPYTFSVPQDWEEVPVSIADLGGTEIDLRFGSSKEGRLFVIVAPVLRFADDLGGDATIEKIGPPDKVINAFGPEVIGENVEGKVLNMGVEQHSGRTYYQYELEPPHALITATAAGNRLYLFNVTASGLQWKRHYQDLKRIADSFRVV, encoded by the exons ATGGGCACAATCTTCTTCACCAGGTGTTGGTTTCCGTTGAGAGATTACAAGTCTCCTCAGATTCTACATTCTGAACAGATTTTTCGGCTTCTCCACACAGGTGTTCAGTCTTCTCCAGGGAAGAAGATTTCAAGTCCAAAAGCTACTGGAGATTCGAAAGGCAATTGCTTTGTTGATGAAGATACAGACGAACTGTCTTCATTTTTCACTAGACGATCAGCTATGGTTTCTGGTGTTTCTTTGGTTTCTGCTGCAGTTTTGAGTTTTCCTGGAGATGGGTTAGGTGTAGTGAAACAAGGCCTTCTAGCAGGGAGGATCCCTGGTTTATCTGAACCAGATGATAAAG GTTGGAGGACATACCGCAGACCAGATGAGAAGTCTGGAGGGCATGGTGTTGGATGGAGTCCAATTATCCCATACACATTTTCAGTTCCTCAAGATTGGGAAGAG GTTCCAGTTTCAATAGCAGATCTTGGTGGGACAGAAATTGATTTGAGATTTGGAAGCTCCAAGGAAGGGCGTTTGTTTGTCATCGTTGCTCCTGTTCTCAGATTCGCGGACG ATCTTGGTGGAGATGCAACAATTGAAAAAATTGGACCACCCGATAAAGTGATAAATGCATTTGGACCAGAAGTGATCGGGGAGAATGTGGAGGGGAAGGTTTTAAACATGGGAGTAGAACAACACTCTGGGAGGACATACTACCAATACGAGTTGGAGCCACCGCACGCTCTGATCACCGCTACTGCAGCTGGCAATCGGCTCTACCTGTTCAATGTAACTGCAAGTG GTCTTCAATGGAAGAGGCATTATCAGGACTTGAAACGGATTGCGGACTCCTTTCGTGTCGTCTAA
- the LOC122671999 gene encoding pentatricopeptide repeat-containing protein At3g21470 — MYSKCEDVITSRRMFDEMPERNVVTWNAMICGYSRDGDMGSALNLFRQMHEKTPVTWAEMIDGLARNGNIVSARRLFDQAPLEMMNVVIWTVMVDGYVSNGQMEAARQLFEEMPQRNFFAWSSMIAGYCKKGDVKEAKAMFDRIPVRNLVNWNSLIAGYAQNGFGKEALEAFVKMQAEGFEPDEVTVTSALSACATMGSLDSGKEIHNLINHKGIKLNQFVLNGLVDMYAKCGDLGNAKRIFEAMPQKNDVCWNAMISGLAVHGRSEDALELFGQMEESSEKLNEVTFLVVLSACAHGGFVNEGLEIFSKLKEQNGLVVGIEHYGCMVDLLGRAGRLNEAYDLIKKMPMKPNDVVWGALLGACRIHLDTRMVERVDEEVGMLEPDNASSDDARFVLLANIYAASDRWEKAESTRMMMGNRRAQKTPGCSSVMLGNIEHQFHAGAQADPRTHQLYGGVTYGRNKLV, encoded by the exons ATGTACTCTAAGTGTGAAGATGTAATTACTTCTCGTAGgatgtttgatgaaatgccggAGAGAAATGTTGTCACATGGAACGCCATGATATGTGGGTATTCAAGGGATGGAGACATGGGTTCTGCCCTAAATCTATTTCGACAGATGCACGAGAAGACGCCAGTGACATGGGCGGAGATGATTGATGGGTTGGCAAGAAATGGCAATATTGTGAGCGCTAGAAGACTGTTTGATCAGGCTCCTCTTGAGATGATGAATGTGGTGATATGGACCGTTATGGTTGATGGGTATGTGAGCAACGGACAGATGGAGGCAGCAAGGCAGCTTTTCGAAGAGATGCCTCAACGAAATTTCTTTGCTTGGTCATCAATGATTGCTGGATATTGCAAGAAAGGTGATGTGAAGGAGGCTAAGGCCATGTTTGACCGTATTCCAGTTCGGAATTTGGTGAACTGGAATTCATTGATTGCTGGCTATGCACAGAATGGATTTGGCAAGGAAGCTCTAGAAGCATTTGTGAAAATGCAGGCTGAGGGGTTTGAGCCGGACGAAGTTACAGTCACAAGCGCATTATCCGCCTGTGCAACTATGGGTTCTTTGGATTCTGGTAAAGAAATCCATAATCTAATAAATCACAAAGGCATCAAGCTTAATCAGTTTGTTCTGAATGGTTTAGTAGACATGTATGCAAAATGTGGAGATTTGGGCAATGCGAAACGGATCTTTGAAGCAATGCCCCAAAAGAATGATGTTTGTTGGAATGCAATGATATCAGGCCTTGCTGTTCACGGACGGAGTGAAGATGCACTTGAGCTTTTTGGCCAAATGGAGGAGTCAAGTGAGAAGCTCAATGAGGTCACATTTCTAGTTGTTCTCTCAGCTTGTGCACATGGAGGTTTTGTTAATGAAGGGCTAGAAATCTTCTCCAAATTAAAGGAACAAAATGGTCTAGTTGTGGGCATTGAGCATTATGGGTGCATGGTGGACCTTTTGGGACGAGCCGGGAGATTAAATGAAGCTTATGATTTGATCAAGAAGATGCCAATGAAACCAAATGATGTAGTCTGGGGGGCTCTACTTGGAGCTTGCAGGATCCATTTGGATACAAGGATGGTGGAGAGAGTAGATGAGGAAGTTGGGATGCTGGAGCCTGACAATGCTTCTAGTGATGATGCACGTTTTGTGCTGTTAGCAAATATTTATGCAGCTTCAGATCGATGGGAGAAAGCTGAAAGCACCAGGATGATGATGGGCAATAGAAGGGCCCAGAAGACACCTGGGTGCAGTTCAGTCATGCTTGGAAATATTGAGCACCAGTTTCATGCAGGAGCTCAAGCAGATCCACGGACCCATCAGCTGTATGGTGG AGTGACCTATGGAAGGAATAAACTTGTTTAA